In Xylanibacter ruminicola 23, a single genomic region encodes these proteins:
- a CDS encoding adenine phosphoribosyltransferase has product MNNKTLIDNLRCIPDFPKKGINFRDVTTLYKNAECMKIMMDELVELYKDKGITKIVGIESRGFILGAALAARLGCGFVMARKPGKLPATVIKESFSKEYGVDTIEMHIDSIEPDDVVLIHDDLLATGGTAKAAYKLVQHFHPKKVFINFIIEITDEGLHGRDEFKGIDLTTLLTI; this is encoded by the coding sequence ATGAACAACAAAACATTGATTGACAATCTGCGTTGCATACCAGATTTCCCAAAGAAGGGCATCAACTTCAGAGATGTTACTACACTCTACAAGAATGCCGAGTGCATGAAGATTATGATGGATGAATTGGTGGAGCTTTACAAAGATAAAGGCATCACCAAGATTGTTGGTATCGAAAGTCGCGGTTTCATCCTAGGCGCTGCCCTCGCAGCCAGATTAGGTTGCGGTTTCGTGATGGCAAGAAAACCAGGAAAACTGCCCGCTACAGTTATCAAAGAATCATTCTCTAAGGAATATGGTGTAGATACCATCGAGATGCACATCGATTCTATCGAGCCCGACGATGTGGTTCTGATTCACGACGATCTGTTAGCAACAGGCGGAACCGCCAAGGCAGCTTACAAACTGGTACAGCACTTCCACCCCAAGAAGGTATTCATCAATTTTATTATTGAAATTACAGACGAGGGATTACATGGTAGAGACGAGTTTAAAGGTATTGACCTGACAACGTTACTCACTATCTAA
- the uvrC gene encoding excinuclease ABC subunit UvrC, whose protein sequence is MTKEENEKRLEYLKGIVRRLPDKPGSYQFYDEEHTIIYVGKAKSLKNRVSSYFHTEVDRFKTKVLVSKIFDISYTVVNTEEDALLLENSLIKKYNPRYNVLLKDGKTYPSIVITNEFFPRIFKTRTINKHWGSYYGPYAKVSAMYDVLNLIKELYQPRTCRQPITKEGVESGRYRVCLDYHIKKCKGPCVGKQTYEDYQKNIAQAREILKGNTREVLKDLKDEMLRLSEELRFEEAEEVKRKYLALDGFVSKSQVVSQTIDKVDVFTITSDEKMAFINYIHVSNGSINQSFTIEYKKKLNETDEELLQLGIVEIRERFKSDSKEIIVQKEVDVELEGVKFTIPKLGDKKMLLDLSMMNCKEYKFDRLKQAEKLNPEQKQTRLMKELQDKLHLPSLPYQIECFDNSNISGTDAVAACIVFKKMKPSKSDYKRYNIKTVVGPDDYASMKEVVHRRYSRLIEEEQPLPDLIIADGGKGQMEVIREVIQDELNLDIPIAGLAKDDRHRTNELLYGFPPMKIALKVESELFHVLTHIQDEVHRFAITFHRDKRSKRALHSELDDIKGIGPKTRDELLNALKSVKKIREAELPTLSEIIGPAKAQIIYQHFHKEEI, encoded by the coding sequence ATGACGAAGGAAGAAAACGAAAAACGATTAGAATATCTGAAGGGTATCGTACGTAGGTTGCCAGACAAACCTGGCAGCTATCAGTTTTACGACGAGGAGCACACCATCATCTACGTAGGAAAGGCGAAAAGTTTAAAAAACAGAGTATCGAGTTACTTTCATACCGAAGTAGACAGATTCAAAACAAAAGTACTCGTCAGCAAGATATTCGATATCAGCTACACCGTAGTAAATACCGAAGAGGATGCCCTACTCTTAGAAAATTCGCTCATAAAGAAATACAATCCTCGCTATAACGTATTACTGAAGGACGGTAAAACCTACCCTTCTATCGTCATCACCAACGAATTCTTCCCACGCATCTTTAAAACACGTACCATCAACAAACATTGGGGATCTTATTACGGACCTTACGCCAAAGTAAGCGCTATGTACGATGTGCTGAATCTGATAAAAGAGCTGTATCAGCCACGTACATGCCGCCAGCCCATCACAAAAGAGGGCGTTGAAAGCGGAAGATATCGCGTTTGTTTAGACTATCACATCAAGAAATGTAAGGGCCCCTGCGTAGGCAAACAGACCTACGAGGATTATCAAAAGAACATCGCTCAAGCACGTGAGATCCTGAAAGGAAATACTCGAGAGGTATTGAAGGATTTAAAAGACGAGATGCTCCGACTCTCTGAAGAACTGAGATTCGAGGAAGCCGAAGAAGTAAAACGTAAGTATCTGGCGCTCGACGGCTTTGTTAGCAAGAGTCAGGTAGTAAGTCAAACCATCGATAAAGTGGACGTATTTACGATTACATCCGATGAAAAGATGGCATTCATCAACTATATTCACGTATCAAACGGCAGCATCAACCAGAGTTTTACTATCGAATACAAAAAGAAACTGAACGAGACCGACGAAGAACTACTGCAGTTAGGTATCGTAGAAATCAGAGAACGTTTTAAGAGCGATTCGAAAGAAATCATCGTGCAAAAAGAAGTGGATGTAGAACTAGAAGGCGTGAAGTTTACTATCCCCAAACTGGGCGATAAAAAGATGCTGTTAGACCTCTCTATGATGAACTGTAAGGAGTATAAATTCGACCGTCTAAAGCAGGCCGAAAAACTGAATCCCGAACAGAAACAAACACGACTGATGAAGGAACTGCAGGACAAGTTGCATCTGCCCTCACTACCCTACCAGATTGAATGCTTCGACAACTCAAACATCTCGGGTACAGACGCCGTTGCTGCTTGCATTGTTTTCAAGAAAATGAAGCCTTCGAAAAGCGATTATAAGCGCTATAACATCAAGACAGTAGTTGGTCCAGATGATTATGCATCAATGAAAGAGGTAGTGCATCGTCGATATTCGCGATTGATTGAAGAAGAGCAGCCCCTACCCGACCTGATTATAGCCGATGGTGGTAAAGGACAAATGGAGGTAATCCGCGAGGTAATTCAGGACGAACTGAACCTGGATATACCTATCGCCGGACTAGCTAAAGATGACCGTCACCGCACCAACGAACTGCTGTACGGATTCCCTCCAATGAAGATTGCCCTAAAGGTTGAATCTGAGCTATTCCATGTGCTTACTCATATTCAGGACGAAGTACATCGTTTTGCTATCACTTTCCATCGAGATAAGCGTTCTAAACGCGCTTTACACTCAGAGTTGGATGATATCAAAGGAATCGGACCAAAAACGCGTGACGAGCTTCTAAATGCCCTTAAATCGGTTAAAAAGATACGCGAGGCCGAACTACCTACCCTATCCGAGATAATCGGCCCTGCCAAGGCACAAATTATCTACCAGCATTTTCACAAAGAGGAAATATAG
- the dtd gene encoding D-aminoacyl-tRNA deacylase, which yields MRAVIQRVTHASVTIEGKVNGQIDQGYLILLGICDEDSMEDVDWLVKKIANLRVFGDENDVMNRSILDIDGNCLVVSQFTLYASYKKGNRPSWFRAGSHEHSIPLYQAFCAQLSEAIGKQVATGEFGADMKVELLNDGPVTICMDTKNKE from the coding sequence ATGAGAGCAGTTATACAACGCGTTACCCACGCCAGCGTTACCATCGAGGGCAAAGTAAATGGACAGATAGACCAGGGCTACCTGATTCTGTTGGGCATTTGCGATGAAGACTCAATGGAAGATGTGGATTGGCTGGTAAAAAAGATAGCCAATCTGCGCGTGTTTGGCGATGAGAACGATGTAATGAACCGTTCGATACTCGATATTGACGGCAACTGTCTGGTAGTCAGCCAGTTCACACTGTACGCAAGCTACAAAAAGGGCAATCGCCCTTCATGGTTCCGTGCAGGCTCTCACGAGCACTCCATCCCACTCTACCAGGCCTTCTGCGCACAGCTGTCAGAGGCCATCGGCAAGCAGGTAGCCACAGGCGAATTCGGCGCCGATATGAAAGTAGAACTGCTTAACGACGGTCCTGTAACCATCTGCATGGACACAAAAAACAAGGAATAA
- a CDS encoding DUF4181 domain-containing protein, which produces MKRYLKELELASALLLVIGVILSMVKSYAIGAWPCGVGLLMFLAVFLYKAFHWKEYERENKQYIVILLICIFLLIIQMVMAK; this is translated from the coding sequence ATGAAGAGATATCTGAAAGAACTAGAACTGGCGAGCGCCCTATTATTGGTCATCGGCGTGATACTATCGATGGTAAAAAGCTATGCTATCGGAGCCTGGCCATGCGGCGTGGGATTGCTGATGTTCCTAGCAGTATTTCTCTATAAAGCCTTCCACTGGAAGGAATACGAGCGCGAAAACAAGCAGTATATCGTAATTCTGCTCATCTGCATCTTCTTACTAATCATTCAAATGGTAATGGCAAAATGA
- a CDS encoding nucleotide pyrophosphohydrolase, protein MTIKEAQEAVDRWIKEYGVRYFSELTNMAVLTEEVGELARVMARKYGDQSFKEGEKDNLGEEMADILWVLLCLANQTGVDLTEELQKSIEKKTQRDSLRHIHNEKLKA, encoded by the coding sequence ATGACGATAAAAGAAGCACAAGAGGCGGTTGACCGCTGGATAAAAGAATATGGCGTACGCTACTTTTCAGAGCTGACAAATATGGCTGTTTTGACCGAAGAAGTAGGCGAACTGGCCCGTGTGATGGCCCGCAAGTACGGCGATCAGAGCTTTAAAGAAGGCGAGAAAGACAACCTGGGCGAAGAGATGGCCGATATCCTTTGGGTACTGCTCTGTCTGGCCAATCAGACAGGCGTAGATCTGACTGAAGAATTGCAGAAATCCATCGAGAAAAAGACCCAGCGCGATTCGCTTCGCCACATACACAACGAGAAATTAAAAGCATAA
- the deoC gene encoding deoxyribose-phosphate aldolase: MAEHKHEHEHHHHFEMPQKSRMEEALSKYNLDITDEEVKEAVKTIIAEKVAENDTLEVKKFLMGSVELTTLKTTDSDESVLAFTERVNQFEEQYPNLPHVATICVYPRFAKVVSETLEIEGVEVACVSGSFPSSQALIEVKTIETGLAVKDGATEIDMVLSVGAFLSGDYETCIDEIQQIKEACGDAKLKVILETGCLKTAQNIKTASILAMYAGADYIKTSTGKLEPAATPEAAYVMCQAIKEYYDQTGIMIGFKPAGGLNSVMDALIYYTIVKEVLGEKWLTNQMFRMGTSRLANLLLSEVIGEEVKFF; encoded by the coding sequence ATGGCAGAACACAAGCACGAGCATGAGCATCATCACCACTTTGAGATGCCTCAGAAGAGCCGCATGGAAGAGGCTCTGAGTAAGTACAACCTCGACATTACCGACGAGGAAGTGAAGGAAGCAGTGAAGACAATCATTGCCGAGAAAGTAGCCGAGAACGACACCCTTGAGGTAAAGAAATTCCTGATGGGTAGCGTGGAACTCACCACTCTGAAAACTACCGATAGCGACGAGAGCGTACTGGCCTTTACCGAGCGCGTAAACCAGTTCGAAGAGCAGTACCCTAACCTACCCCACGTAGCCACCATCTGCGTATATCCACGCTTTGCAAAAGTGGTTTCTGAGACACTTGAGATTGAAGGTGTTGAGGTAGCATGCGTATCTGGCTCATTCCCCTCATCACAGGCTCTTATCGAGGTTAAAACCATCGAGACCGGTTTGGCTGTTAAGGACGGCGCTACCGAAATTGATATGGTACTGAGCGTAGGTGCATTCCTTTCAGGCGATTACGAGACCTGTATCGACGAGATACAGCAGATAAAAGAGGCGTGTGGCGATGCCAAACTGAAGGTTATCCTGGAGACTGGTTGCCTGAAGACTGCACAGAACATCAAAACAGCATCAATCCTGGCTATGTACGCCGGCGCCGACTATATCAAAACCTCAACAGGCAAGCTGGAACCCGCTGCAACACCCGAGGCTGCCTACGTGATGTGCCAGGCCATCAAGGAATACTACGACCAGACAGGCATTATGATTGGTTTTAAGCCCGCTGGAGGCCTTAACAGCGTGATGGACGCATTGATATACTACACCATCGTAAAAGAGGTTCTGGGCGAAAAATGGCTTACCAACCAGATGTTCCGCATGGGTACATCACGCCTGGCCAACCTGCTGTTGAGCGAGGTGATTGGCGAAGAGGTAAAATTCTTCTAA
- a CDS encoding polyprenyl synthetase family protein has protein sequence MDYLSTIRKPIDGDMNNFVELFKQSLTHGEGMLEQILKHIRERGGKRMRPMLVFLTARNLGEISDVTQNAALGLELLHTASLVHDDVVDESSERRGQPSVNAAYNNKVAVLVGDYILSTALLRVALSDNHRIVQHLAELGRKLAAGEVLQLSNISNQDISEDVYYQVIDQKTAVLFESCCILGAISVGASEEMIEKAAKFGHNVGMIFQIRDDIFDYYDSAEIGKPTGNDMLEGKLTLPIIYSLTHYSSSAMLTLAKKVKSGTINKDEIAVLIEFAKQYGGIKYAERKMEEFAREARSFIDECVKPELQDSFKAYLDYVIQRNK, from the coding sequence ATGGATTATTTATCGACTATTAGAAAGCCAATCGATGGTGATATGAACAACTTTGTTGAGTTGTTTAAACAGAGTTTGACTCATGGTGAGGGTATGCTTGAGCAGATACTGAAGCATATCCGCGAAAGGGGAGGGAAGCGTATGCGCCCCATGCTGGTTTTCCTTACGGCCAGAAACCTTGGTGAGATATCGGATGTTACACAGAATGCTGCTCTTGGATTGGAGTTGCTGCATACAGCCAGTTTGGTTCACGACGATGTGGTGGATGAGAGTTCTGAGCGTCGCGGTCAGCCTTCAGTAAACGCAGCTTATAATAATAAGGTGGCTGTGCTAGTGGGCGATTATATCCTGTCTACTGCCCTGTTGCGTGTGGCGCTTTCTGATAATCATAGAATCGTACAACATCTGGCTGAGCTCGGCCGTAAGTTAGCCGCAGGCGAGGTGCTTCAGTTGTCGAATATCTCGAATCAGGATATCTCGGAAGATGTTTATTATCAGGTAATTGACCAGAAAACGGCTGTATTGTTCGAGTCGTGCTGTATCCTTGGTGCCATCTCTGTTGGTGCATCCGAAGAGATGATCGAAAAAGCTGCAAAATTCGGACATAATGTGGGTATGATATTCCAGATTCGCGACGATATTTTTGATTATTACGATTCTGCCGAAATTGGTAAGCCAACTGGTAATGATATGTTGGAGGGTAAGCTTACTTTGCCTATTATCTATTCGCTTACACACTATTCTTCTTCTGCTATGTTAACGTTGGCTAAGAAGGTAAAGTCAGGTACTATTAATAAGGACGAGATTGCTGTTCTTATCGAGTTTGCCAAGCAGTATGGCGGTATAAAATATGCCGAAAGAAAGATGGAAGAGTTTGCCCGCGAGGCTCGTAGTTTCATCGATGAATGCGTGAAACCAGAGCTTCAGGATTCGTTTAAGGCTTATCTCGACTACGTTATTCAGCGAAATAAATAG
- the polA gene encoding DNA polymerase I, translated as MQKLFLLDAYALIYRSYYAFIKNPRINSKGLNTSAIMGFLNTLNEVLTKEKPTHIGVAFDPHGPTFRSEAFPAYKAQREETPEDIRKAVPIIKDLLKAYRIPILQVDGFEADDVIGTLAEKAGSIGVETYMLTPDKDYGQLVRDNVFIYRPRHGGGYETMGPKEICEKYNIPSPMAVIDLLALMGDSADNFPGCPGVGEKTAAKLIDEFGSIEQLLARSSEIKGKLREKVEQHVEDIKMSYFLATIKTDVPIELDMENLKLVEPNEDELGKLLTELEMKSFADRVLKKSQKPQKVVNQQLDLFAEFATDGQAVNENTSFETLKTTPHNYKLVENQEDLKKLCDYFLTNKILSLDTETTSTSAIDAELVGLSFAVKEFEAFYVPVPANREEALQIVNIFKPAYENPEILKVGQNLKYDLEVLRNYGIELKGKMWDTMIAHYLIQPELHHNMDYMAEIYLNYQTIHIEELIGPKGKNQKSMRSLPPSQVYEYAAEDADITLRLKNKLEPELKKAECEDLFYNIEMPLMPVLAEMELNGVCLDTASLAETSKQFTNRMNEIEARIYELAGEQFNIASPKQVGEILFDKLKIVEKAKKTKTGQYVTSEEVLQQLRNKHEIVADILEHRGLKKLIGTYIDALPKLINPKTGHIHTSFNQTITATGRLSSSDPNLQNIPIRGEDGKEIRKAFIPEPGCLFFSADYSQIELRVMAHLSQDAEMIKVFSEGKDLHAATAANIYKKPIEEVTRDERTKSKRANFGIIYGITVFGLAERLDIPRDEAKMLIDGYFDTFPQVHDYMEKSKEVAREKGYVTTLFGRRRYLPDINSHNATVRGFAERNAINAPIQGTAADIIKVAMIRIYNRFKAEGIRSKMILQVHDELNFSVYPDEKEKVEGIVLQEMQNALNLSVPLVADSGFGKNWLEAH; from the coding sequence ATGCAGAAATTGTTCCTTTTAGACGCTTACGCACTCATTTATCGCAGCTATTATGCGTTTATCAAAAACCCGCGAATCAACTCGAAGGGCTTGAATACGAGTGCTATTATGGGATTCCTGAACACGCTGAACGAGGTGCTCACCAAAGAGAAACCTACCCATATCGGCGTGGCATTCGATCCCCATGGTCCTACGTTCCGCAGCGAGGCTTTCCCTGCCTATAAAGCCCAGCGCGAAGAAACACCCGAAGATATCCGAAAGGCAGTTCCTATCATTAAAGATCTGCTTAAAGCATACCGCATACCCATCCTGCAAGTAGATGGCTTCGAAGCCGATGATGTGATTGGTACTTTGGCCGAAAAAGCCGGTTCCATCGGTGTTGAAACCTATATGCTGACACCCGATAAGGACTACGGACAGCTGGTACGCGACAATGTATTCATTTACCGTCCGCGTCATGGAGGCGGTTATGAAACAATGGGCCCAAAGGAGATTTGCGAGAAATATAACATCCCCTCGCCTATGGCGGTGATTGATTTGCTGGCGCTGATGGGCGACTCGGCCGATAACTTCCCGGGCTGTCCTGGTGTTGGCGAGAAAACTGCCGCTAAACTCATCGACGAGTTCGGAAGCATCGAACAGTTGTTGGCACGTTCGTCAGAAATAAAAGGTAAGCTCCGCGAAAAAGTGGAGCAACATGTTGAGGACATCAAGATGAGCTACTTCCTGGCAACCATCAAAACCGATGTACCCATCGAGCTCGATATGGAAAATTTGAAACTCGTGGAACCAAACGAGGACGAATTGGGCAAATTGCTCACAGAACTGGAGATGAAGAGCTTCGCAGACAGAGTTCTTAAAAAAAGCCAAAAACCGCAAAAAGTCGTAAATCAGCAACTCGATCTCTTTGCAGAATTTGCGACCGACGGGCAAGCTGTGAACGAAAACACGAGTTTTGAGACGCTAAAAACTACGCCTCACAACTACAAACTCGTTGAAAATCAGGAGGATTTGAAGAAACTTTGTGATTATTTCTTGACAAACAAAATTCTCAGTCTAGACACGGAGACCACTTCAACCAGCGCTATCGACGCAGAATTGGTAGGTTTGAGCTTCGCCGTAAAGGAATTCGAGGCGTTTTACGTACCCGTTCCAGCCAATCGTGAAGAAGCGTTGCAAATTGTTAATATCTTTAAACCCGCATACGAGAACCCCGAAATTCTAAAAGTTGGTCAGAATTTGAAGTACGACCTCGAGGTGCTCAGAAATTACGGCATCGAACTGAAAGGAAAAATGTGGGACACGATGATAGCCCACTATCTCATCCAGCCCGAACTGCATCATAACATGGACTACATGGCTGAGATCTATCTGAACTATCAAACCATCCACATCGAAGAACTCATCGGCCCAAAAGGCAAGAACCAAAAATCGATGCGCTCTCTCCCACCCTCACAGGTTTACGAGTATGCCGCCGAGGATGCTGATATCACACTGCGACTAAAGAATAAACTGGAACCAGAGTTGAAGAAGGCCGAGTGCGAAGACCTATTCTATAATATAGAGATGCCACTGATGCCTGTATTGGCTGAAATGGAGTTGAATGGTGTTTGTTTGGATACAGCATCTCTGGCCGAAACGTCAAAACAATTCACCAACCGCATGAACGAAATCGAAGCCCGTATCTACGAGTTGGCAGGCGAACAGTTTAACATCGCATCGCCAAAGCAAGTTGGTGAGATACTCTTCGACAAGCTCAAGATAGTAGAGAAGGCCAAGAAAACTAAAACTGGACAGTATGTTACTTCGGAAGAAGTTTTGCAGCAACTCCGAAACAAGCACGAGATAGTTGCAGACATATTGGAACACAGAGGGTTAAAGAAGCTGATAGGCACCTACATCGATGCCCTACCTAAGCTTATTAACCCTAAAACCGGTCATATCCACACCTCGTTTAATCAAACGATTACCGCTACCGGACGCTTGTCGTCGTCCGATCCTAACCTGCAGAATATCCCCATTCGTGGTGAGGATGGCAAGGAAATCCGAAAGGCATTCATTCCAGAACCAGGTTGTCTGTTCTTTTCAGCCGACTATAGTCAGATTGAGCTGCGCGTTATGGCTCATCTCTCGCAGGATGCCGAAATGATAAAAGTGTTCAGCGAGGGTAAGGATTTGCATGCCGCCACAGCTGCCAATATATACAAAAAGCCCATCGAAGAGGTTACACGCGACGAACGAACCAAATCGAAACGCGCCAACTTCGGTATCATCTACGGTATAACCGTATTTGGACTTGCTGAGCGTCTGGATATCCCTCGCGACGAAGCTAAGATGCTGATAGACGGTTACTTCGACACCTTCCCACAGGTACACGATTATATGGAAAAATCTAAAGAAGTGGCTCGCGAGAAGGGTTACGTCACTACCCTATTCGGTCGTCGCCGCTATCTGCCAGATATTAACAGCCACAATGCTACCGTTCGCGGCTTTGCTGAGCGAAACGCCATCAACGCCCCAATTCAGGGCACTGCTGCCGATATCATCAAGGTGGCTATGATTCGCATCTACAACCGCTTTAAGGCCGAAGGAATACGCTCTAAAATGATTCTGCAGGTACACGACGAATTGAACTTCTCGGTGTACCCAGATGAGAAGGAAAAAGTAGAGGGCATCGTGCTCCAAGAGATGCAGAATGCCCTGAACTTAAGCGTACCCCTGGTGGCCGATTCTGGCTTTGGCAAGAATTGGCTCGAGGCGCACTAA
- a CDS encoding nucleoside kinase, with protein sequence MEKLVKIHIVNNDKAVEVPVGSTIEDVYALSGVEIEHGPISAHVNNKVEGMHYRLYKQKQVEFLDICSSSGSRAYTRSLFFVLCKAVHDLFTPCKVSIDIPVSNGSFVNLSIGRPISLDDVGAIRRRMQEIIDAALPIHRYETTTEEAIRMFDILHNRSKVKLLKSTGRLYTTYYEIDGYIDYYYGALLTNTKQLYLFGLEKYFDGLLLRLPSREHPNELGEMLHQDKMFGIFKEHHQWQDILGLRTIGDLNETIMNGHSSELIQISEALQEKKIANIADEIAQRKGVKLVLIAGPSSSGKTTTCKRLSVQLAVNGIHPVGISLDDYFLDREQTPKDDKGDYDFEHLHALNLPLLNEQLSALFRGEEVELPRYNFQKGKSEWSGKKLQLKGNEVLVVEGIHALNPELTSEIPNDQIFRVYASALTTILLDNHNYIPTTDNRLLRRIIRDYKYRGVSAQESIRRWPSVRAGENKWIFPFQENADAMFNTAMLFELAVIKSQAEPLLEQVPENSKEHAEAYRLLKFLRYIRPIPETQIPPTSLLREFLGGSSFNY encoded by the coding sequence ATGGAGAAGTTAGTAAAAATACATATTGTAAATAACGATAAAGCTGTAGAGGTTCCTGTAGGATCTACTATCGAAGATGTATATGCTTTGTCGGGTGTTGAGATCGAGCATGGTCCCATCTCGGCACATGTAAATAATAAGGTAGAGGGTATGCACTACCGCTTGTACAAGCAGAAACAGGTAGAGTTTCTGGATATCTGCTCGTCGAGTGGTTCGCGTGCTTATACTCGCAGTTTGTTCTTTGTGCTTTGCAAGGCTGTGCACGATTTGTTTACGCCCTGTAAGGTGTCTATTGATATCCCTGTATCAAATGGCTCTTTTGTAAACCTGTCAATCGGTCGTCCAATCTCGCTGGATGATGTGGGTGCCATCCGTCGCCGTATGCAGGAAATCATCGATGCCGCTTTGCCCATTCATCGTTACGAAACCACTACCGAAGAGGCTATCAGGATGTTCGACATTCTGCATAACCGTTCGAAGGTAAAACTGTTGAAGTCTACAGGCAGACTGTACACAACTTATTATGAGATAGATGGTTACATAGATTATTACTATGGTGCTTTGCTCACGAACACCAAGCAGCTTTACTTGTTTGGACTTGAGAAATATTTTGATGGTTTGCTGTTGCGTTTGCCATCGCGCGAGCATCCTAACGAGTTGGGTGAGATGTTGCATCAGGATAAGATGTTCGGCATCTTTAAGGAGCACCATCAGTGGCAGGATATCTTAGGTTTGCGAACCATTGGCGACCTGAACGAGACTATCATGAATGGCCATTCGTCGGAACTCATACAGATTAGCGAGGCGCTGCAGGAAAAGAAGATTGCTAATATTGCCGACGAGATTGCCCAGCGTAAGGGCGTAAAACTGGTGCTGATAGCTGGTCCTTCGTCATCGGGTAAAACTACTACCTGTAAGCGTCTTAGCGTGCAGTTGGCCGTAAATGGTATCCATCCCGTTGGTATATCGCTGGATGATTATTTCCTTGACCGCGAGCAAACGCCAAAAGATGATAAGGGCGATTACGATTTTGAGCACCTGCATGCCTTGAATCTGCCGTTGCTTAACGAGCAGCTTTCGGCATTGTTCAGAGGCGAGGAGGTAGAGTTGCCTCGCTATAACTTCCAGAAGGGAAAGAGCGAGTGGAGTGGTAAGAAACTGCAGTTGAAAGGTAACGAAGTGCTGGTGGTAGAAGGTATCCATGCCTTGAATCCAGAGTTGACTTCGGAGATTCCCAACGATCAGATTTTCCGTGTCTATGCTTCGGCCCTTACTACCATTCTGCTCGATAATCACAACTATATCCCAACTACCGATAACCGCCTGCTGCGCCGTATTATCCGCGACTACAAGTATCGTGGTGTGAGTGCTCAGGAGAGCATTCGCAGATGGCCAAGCGTTAGGGCAGGGGAGAACAAGTGGATTTTCCCGTTCCAGGAGAATGCCGATGCGATGTTTAACACCGCTATGCTGTTCGAACTGGCTGTGATTAAGAGTCAGGCTGAGCCGCTGTTAGAGCAGGTTCCAGAAAATTCAAAGGAACATGCAGAGGCTTATCGCCTGCTGAAGTTCCTTCGCTATATCCGTCCCATACCTGAGACTCAGATTCCACCAACGTCGCTGCTTCGCGAGTTCCTTGGCGGATCATCGTTTAATTACTAA